The genomic stretch CCTTCGGCCTTGAGCCAGTTGTCGGTGGCGGTATCGGCGCGGCGATTCTGATGGGCGTCAAGCGCGGCCTGTTCTCCAACGAAGCAGGACTGGGCAGTGCGCCCAACGTCGCGGCTGTCGCCTATGTACCCCATCCCGCAAATCAGGGCGTGGTTCAGGCGTTTTCCGTCTTCATCGACACTCTGATTATCTGTTCGTCCACGGCCTTTATCATTCTCCTGAGCGGTATCTATGACCCGGCTGGAATGAGCGATGTTGGAGGTGTGGCTCTCACGCAGTCAGCGTTGGCAGATCACGTTGGTGACTGGGGGCGCAGCTTCGTGAGCTTTGCCCTGATGCTCTTTGGCTTCAGCACTATCCTTTACAATTACTACCTCGGCGAAAACAGCATCAATTTCTTCAGCACCGAGAATCAGAACTTCTTCAACACCTTCCGCGTTGCCATCATCGGCCTGGTTTGCTGGGGCGCAACGACTGATCTTGGCACTGTATTCGGTTTTGCAGACGTAACCATGGGCCTGCTTGCTCTGGTAAACCTGATTGCGCTGATCGCCCTGTTCAAGCCAGGCCTTCGCATCCTGAAAGATTTTGACGACCAGATTGCCGAGGGTATCGAACAGCCGGTTTTTGATGTTGCACGCTTCAAGGATCTGAATCTGGATGCCGCCGCATGGGAAATCGAACCGGAGGACATCGAGCGCGTTCGATCTCGCGGCGGCCGGAGCAGCCAACCCGCCACTGAACGTTCCTGAACAAACCTTAGCGGCCCCTCCCGGGGCCGCCTTTAACCAGACTTGTTGCCTGACTTCAAGGAAATATCCCGTAGCATGAACACTCGCATTGAACATGATCTCCTTGGCGATCTCCCCGTTCCGGCCGATGCCTGGTACGGTATTCAGACCCAGCGCGCCCTGGATAACTTTT from Marinobacter subterrani encodes the following:
- a CDS encoding alanine/glycine:cation symporter family protein encodes the protein MLEFLNELLWGKVLIALLVTVGIGFTVASRFVQFRYFGRMFRILSASQAFQKDKHGHLSSFQALLLSVAGRVGGGNIAGVAVAITLGGPGAVFWMWVVGLMGMATSFLECSLAQTYKVAEPDGTYRGGPAHYISRGLGARWKWMAGLYSILLLLTFGFGFTALQSYAVATSVDDAFGIPVFYTGIALAMVVGLIIFGGVRRIARVAEFLVPIMAGSYLLITAVVLALNIEQIPDVFMLIVNSAFGLEPVVGGGIGAAILMGVKRGLFSNEAGLGSAPNVAAVAYVPHPANQGVVQAFSVFIDTLIICSSTAFIILLSGIYDPAGMSDVGGVALTQSALADHVGDWGRSFVSFALMLFGFSTILYNYYLGENSINFFSTENQNFFNTFRVAIIGLVCWGATTDLGTVFGFADVTMGLLALVNLIALIALFKPGLRILKDFDDQIAEGIEQPVFDVARFKDLNLDAAAWEIEPEDIERVRSRGGRSSQPATERS